DNA sequence from the Gammaproteobacteria bacterium genome:
CTTGCCGTCCGCGTACGCGTACAGCGCGTCGCGCACGGGGATCGGGATGGGCCCGACGGAAGCCGTGTTGAGGTACGCGAGTTCCTCGGTCACGGGGAAGCTGGCGCGGACGCCGAGCGGATCGTCGAGAGCGAGACTCGGGGGCGCGGGGCTGGCCGATGGGGTGCCCGATGCGGACTCGGCCCCTTCGGCGATGCGGGCCGCCAGCCCTCCGGCGGGAAGCGCGGCCAGACCGGCGGCCGCTGTGGTGCGGATGAAGTTTCGGCGGTCGAGCGGCGTCATGCGGCTCCTCCCCTGACGGTCGCCCGCTTCCACTCGGGCGATAACTGGCTGCGACCCGCGAATCGGGCGCGGACAGGCTAATCGTAGGGTTGGGACGGAGCGGTGGCCAGCCGCCAGCCTACTTGGTCACGAACATCTTGATGACGCTCGAACGACCGTTGACCTCCAGTACGAGGAGATAGATCCCGGACGCAACCTGGTTGCCTTCGAGGTCGCGCCCATCCCAGTAGGCCTCGTATTCCCCCGGTGTTTCGTACTCCATGTCGGACACGGGGAAGCCGTCGCTGCCCGGGTTGCGCAGGGCCGTGGGGGAGGCGACCAACTGCTGGAGCACGTTGTAGATGCGAATCGACACGACGACCGGCTCCCCGCCCGAAAACAACTCGTCACCCAACGAGAAGGGGATGCGGGTCTCCGGGTTGAACGGATTCGGATAGTTCTGACGCAACTCGAATCCGGGATTCTGCTGGCGTCCCCGATCACCCGTTTCCTGGGCCGAGGTAGGATCCAGACCAACGAGCGGGATGAGGAGGAGGCCTGTCAAGACGCGTAGGAAGCGTCTCATATCAACCCCTCCGCACAGTTTTTTCTGTGCAGTAGCTTAGGAACGATAGCCCTCCCAGGCATCCTTGAAAAAATGAATCTGCACCACCACGGCATGGTACGAGCGCCTCACCCTTTCTGTCAACATCGACGGGCGCCGGCGTGGCGTACCTGGTTGCTTCGATAGGACACCGCTCAGGCTCGAAATGTTCAACTCTTCCGTCAGGCCGCGAGACGCGTCGCTCACGGGCTCGGACCCGGGCTGGCGGGCACTTCCCGCCCGCTGCCGCGCCGAACCGTGACTCCGAGCCGGTCGAAGCAGGCGAGCAGAGGGAGCAGGTGCCGGCGGGTGACGGGCAGAACGTCGCGGAAGTCTGCGGGACCGAGGCCGGATCGGCCCGCGAGCCGTTCCTGAACGTCCCGTGCCCCCCGTTCGACCGCGTCTGCGTCGGCGAAGAAGTCGTCGTTCAACACGACGATGTCGCCCGCCTGTTCCATCAGCTTGAGGATGGGCCACAGGTCTGGATGGTCGCGGAGCGCGGCGGGAAGGTCGCGGATGGAGGGCGGAGAGAGACCCGCGGCCCGGTATTGCTCCGCCAGGCGCGACCGCACGCCTTGCTGCTCCGCGGTGAGGGAGGGCGTGAAGCCGGGCTTGCGCACCAGGTCGCGGCGGACCTCCAGTTCGCCCTTTTCCGCCAGGTGCGCGAGCAGGGCATCGGCCAGTTCCGCGCCCGCGCCGGCGGGCAGAGCCTCGCGCGCCTCGGCGAGCGGCATGCCGGGTCTGAGCGGCTGGGCTCGGTGGTAGCGGGCGACCTGGCGTTGGAGTAGGCGTCGGCCCTGGTCGGCCACCGTTCCCGAATAGAGCGCCCGGCCAGTCGCGAAGCCGGTCTCGTCCTCGCCGGAGGCAAGCGTCCCCGGCGGATCGCCGGTGCGGATGGGGAGTTCCTCCTCCGGGACGCCCGCCCACCCGGCCAGGTCGAGCGCCGCCCGGCGGCGGAGGCCCCCGTCCGGTCCCACAATCGCCTCGAGCAGTTCGCCCTCCCTGCCCCGCAGCCGCGTCCGCGGCGGCGGTGACGGCTCGGCCACGATGCCCCCGCCGATGGTGGTCATCGGCGAGTAGGAGCGCAGGACCACGTGGTCGCGCGCTCTCGCCACCAGGGGCGCCTCCAGCCGAAGCTGCGCCCACGCCACCTCACCCGCCACCATCTCGGCGCAGTCGAGCAGGAAGACCCGTGCCATCACCTCGGACGTGCCCAGGTGCACCCGCACCCGCTGGCCCCGCTCGATGCCCCAGGCGGTGTCGGGGAGCAGTTCGATGCGCGCTGTTACCCGGTCGGCGGCCACCCATGGATCGGCGCCGACCACCACCTGTCCGCGCCCCACCGCCTCCCTGCCCACGCGGCTGCCGGCGAGGGCGACGGCCGTGCGCTCCCCCGCGCGCGCCGTCCGCACCGAACGCCCGTGCACCTGCAGGCCGCGCACCCGCGCCGCCAGCCCGCCCGGCTCGAGCCTGACGCGCTGGTCGAGGGACAGCGACCCCGACCAGAGCGTGCCCGTCACCACGGTTCCGGTGCCGCGCACCGTGAAGACCCGGTCCACCGGCAGGCGCACGATGTCGTCGTCCAGGCGCGCATGCGCCCTCGCGCCCTCGCGCGCGAGCGCTGCCTGCAGCTCGTCCAGGCCCGCCCCGGTCACCGCGGAGGTCGGCACGATGGGCGCATCTGCATGCGGCGTGCCGGCGAGCAGCTCGCGGACGTCGTCCAGCGCGAGCTCCAGCCATTCCTCCTCCACGAGGTCGATGCGGCTGAGCGCCACGACCACCCGCTCGACCCCGAGCAGGCGCACGATCGCCAAGTGCTCGCGCGTTTGCGGCATGGTGGCCTCGTCCGCCGCCACGACCAGCAGCACCAGGTCCATCCCGGTGGCGCCCGCCAGCATGTTGCGGATGAAGGACTCGTGGCCGGGGACGTCGACCACACCGAAGGCCAGATCTTCGCTCACCGGGAGTTCGGCGAACCCGAGGTCGATGGTGATGCCGCGCCGCTTCTCCTCGGCCAGCCGGTCCGTGTCCACCCCGGTGAGCGCCTGGACGAGAGCGGTTTTGCCGTGGTCGATGTGCCCGGCAGTGCCGAGGATCAGCCGGCGCATGGGCTCTCGCGCGGTTCAGACAGCTTCGCCAACGACGCTCTCGAGAAAGGGAAAGGAGGGCAGCGGACGGGACCCGCAAATGTGATGGTGCACGTAGTTGCGCAGCACCTTCAGGTGCTGGGTGACGCGGTCGAGCCCGTCCACCGGTTCTCCCAGGAGAAGTGTCCTCAGCTGTTCCCGCGCGCGCGGCCCGATGCGGGGAGCCTCGGAGGCCGGCCCCGCGCAACGCGGGCAGCGCACCCCTCCCGCCGCATGGTCCAGGCGGCCAACGGCGGCGGTGTCCAGTCCGTCCCCGCACGCCACGCATACGGTGAGTTCAGGAGCGTACCCCATCAACGATACCAACGCCCAGGCGCCGGACAGGATGAGGACCGCGATCATCTCCGGAGGAGCCTCGGCCAGGCGCCCCAGCGACGCGTCGAGTCCGGCGAAGAGGGCCCCGCTCGGCTCCTCGCCGGCGTGGTGCAGCACCAGGTCGGCGAGCAGCGACGCCCCCGCGAACCGCCGCACATCGCCGGCCAGAGCCCGGTGCGCGTGCATGACCGAGAACTCGCGATAGTTCTGGAGGTCCCGGTTGCTGCGGTAGTAGAGCACGAGAACCCCCGAGGAGAAGATCTCGGGAGGGGTTCCGCGCCTGCGCAGGCCCCGCGCCATCACGCTCACCAGGCCTCGCTCGCGCGTAAAGAATCGGAGGATCAGGCTGGTTTCGCTGAACGGATGGGACTTGAGCAGGATGGCGCGCGTGGAAAGGAGCGACATCCTCTAACCCCGGGAATCGTCGGTGAGCCCAATGCGCGCCAGCAACCGCTCGCGCCTGCGCCGATAGGCCTTCCGGGCCTTGCTCCCCACCTTCCCCTCTCGCGCATACGCTTCGTCCAGAATGGCCACTTCGCGAAGCAGCCTGCGCCGCTCATCGGCGGCGGAAGCCGTCGCCGCCGCAGGATCGCGGTAGACCGCGTACAGCCCGAGCCATGCGAGCACGACGGTCAGGATGACCGCCATCCATTCCAGCGGAAGTCCCTCCGCTTCCTCCGCCAGGAGCAGGCCCACCGCGTCATCAACGATGTCGCCGGCGGCGTAGCGCCGATAGGTCACGCCCTCCTCCACCTCGATGGGCGGGAGCGGCTGGAGCCCGGTGACGGCGGTCGGCGGAGAAGGTTCGAGGACCAGCAGCTCCATGGTCTCGGTGAGTCCCGGAAGCGGCGCGACGAACTGGTGGCCGGGGACCGTGTAGCGGACCGCGTACAGGCGCTCGCCCGGCGGCACCGGAGCCGCGACGAACATGCGTCCGTCGGCGAAACGCACCGCGTCCTCCGCGAGATCACTCTCGCCGACTTCGAAGTCCTGCGCGCCGCCCAGCAACGGATACGACCACACCGGCTCGCCATTCGCGGGGATCAGGGTGCGGAAGCCGTCGTTGCGGATCTGGATGAGGTCCACCGCGCTCCACCCCGTGCCCACGTCCTGCAGGAAGAGGTTGCGCACCGAGACCGTGAAATCCGCGCCGCCCGGCGGGGCGGGTTCGGTCTCGTACACACGGATGACGTACGTGCTGTCGAGCTGGATGACGCTGTTTACGGGGATGCCGAAGTAGAGGATGTCCTCGTAGAGGGTCGACGCGAAGAAGACGGTTCCCGATTCCGGGTCCGGGACGCGGGGCAGCTCGAAGGCGAAGGATCCGTCGTCTGCGACCACGACGGAGTCGATTTCGCTTCCTCCCCCGAGCGCCACTTCGTGCAGCGTCACCAGCCCGGACCCGACTCCGGCGTCGCCAAGCAGCACCCTGCCCCGGAGCGTCGCGGTAGCCTGCTCGCTGGTCGCGGCGGCCGCGCCGGCTTCCTGCGACGACGGATGCGTCGCCGATGGCGGGCGTGCATCACCGGTCGACGCCGTCGCTGCGTGGGCAGGGATGGCCCCGAAGCCCGGCGCAGAGAGGAACGCGGCCAGCAGGAGCGCCCGCGAGTCAGGGCGTAAAGCGGCCAAAGTCCTCGGGATGAAGCTTGCGCAGGTGTTCCTTGAGCTCCTCCGCGTCCATTCCCGGCGGAGACTCCTCCTCGCCTTCCCCCGAGGCCGCATCTTCCTCGTCCGTCACCTCGATCGAGGTCTTGTGGAGGAGATCCTCCTGGGCGAAGATGCGCGCCTCGGTCCGGAGCGCGACCGCGATCGAGTCCGAGGGCCTCGCGTCGATGGAAACGACGTCGCCGTCCCGCTGCACGATCAGCTCGGCGTAGAAGGTGTTGTCGAGGACGCGGGTGATGAGCACCCGCTTGAGAGTGCCGCCGAGCCCGCCGATCACCGAGACGATGAGGTCGTGGGTGAGGGGTCGGCTGAACTTCATGCTGGCCAGCTCCATCGCGATCGAGCTGGCCTCCCCCGGACCGATCCAGATCGGCAGCACCCGTTCGCCCTCCACCTCCCGCAGGATGACTACCGGCGTGTTGGATGAGGGGTCAAGCCCCAGGCTCTGTACCCTGACCTCGACCAACGGTCCTCCTCGCGGGACGCTACCCCGCCGGCCGTCCCGGACGACCGCAGCAGCAATGCGCGTTGGCGCTCAGTAGCGGTAGTGGTCGGGCTTGTACGGGCCGCCGACCGGCACGTCGATGTATTCCGCCTGCTCGGGAGTGAGCGTCGTGAGCCGCGCTCCCAGTTTGTCCAGATGCAGTCGCGCCACCTTTTCGTCCAGGATCTTGGGAAGGGTGTAGACCCGTTTCGCGTACTCGTCGGTCTCGCGCTTCTGCCAGAGTTCGATCTGCGCCATGCACTGGTTGGTGAAGCTGGTGCTCATGACGAAGCTCGGGTGGCCCGTGGCGCATCCGAGGTTGACAAGGCGGCCGCGCGCGAGAAGGACGATGCTCTTGCCGTCCGGCCAGGTGATCTTGTCGACCTGCGGCTTGATCTCGGTCCACTCCAGGCCCGCCAGCCCGGCCACTTCGATTTCGGAGTCGAAATGGCCGATGTTGCAGACGATGGCGCCGTCCTTCATGCGGTCCATGTGGCCGCGGGTGATTGCGGAGACGTTGCCCGTGGCGGTGACGAAGATGTCGCCGAAGGCGCAGGCCTCGTCCATGGTCACCACCTGGTGGCCCTCCATCGCGGCCTGCAGCGCGTTGATGGGGTCGATCTCGGTGACGTAGAGGGTGGCGCCGAGCCCGGCGAAGGCCTGCACGCACCCCTTGCCGACATCGCCGTATCCCAGCACGACGCACTTCTTGCCCGCCACCATGATGTCGGTGGCGCGCTTGATGCCGTCGACCAGCGACTCGCGGCAGCCGTACAGGTTGTCGAACTTGGACTTGGTGACCGAGTCGTTGACGTTGATGGCCGGGAACAGAAGGGTGCCTTCCTCGGCCATGCGGTAGAGCCGGTGCACACCGGTGGTGGTCTCCTCGCTCACGCCCCGCACGTCGGCCGCGAGCGACCTCCAGAAGTGCGGATCCTCTTCCAGCACCCGGTCGAGCAGCCGGCCGATCTCCTCCTCTTCCTCGGAGGCTCCGGGCGCGCGCGCGACCCCGGCTTCCGCCTGCAGCTCGCGTTCGACCCCCTGGTGGATCAGGAGCGTGGCGTCCCCGCCGTCGTCGACGATGAGGTCAGGACCGCCCTCGGGGTGCGCGAGGGCCATCCAGGTGCACCACCAGTACTCCTCCAGCGTCTCTCCTTTCCATGCGAAGACGGGCACGCCCGCGTCGGCCATCGCGGCCGCGGCGTGGTCCTGGGTGGAGAAGATGTTGCAGGACGCCCAGCGCACCTCCGCGCCAAGCTCCACGAGGGTCTCGATGAGCACGGCGGTCTGAATGGTCATGTGCAGGGAGCCCGAGACGCGGGAGCCCGCGAGGGGCTTCTCGCCGGCGTACTCCTCGCGGAGCGCCATCAGCCCGGGCATCTCCCTGCGGGCGAGCTCGATCTCCTGGCGGCCCCATTCGGCGAGACCCGGGTCCTTGACCTTGAAGGGCGGCCGTGAGACGGCGGGCCGGGCCGGTCGGGATTTCGTAAGCGTAGACATTCTTGCTGGATGGACCCCCGCTTGCGGGTGAAGTTCCGGCAGTTCGACGCAG
Encoded proteins:
- the selB gene encoding selenocysteine-specific translation elongation factor yields the protein MRRLILGTAGHIDHGKTALVQALTGVDTDRLAEEKRRGITIDLGFAELPVSEDLAFGVVDVPGHESFIRNMLAGATGMDLVLLVVAADEATMPQTREHLAIVRLLGVERVVVALSRIDLVEEEWLELALDDVRELLAGTPHADAPIVPTSAVTGAGLDELQAALAREGARAHARLDDDIVRLPVDRVFTVRGTGTVVTGTLWSGSLSLDQRVRLEPGGLAARVRGLQVHGRSVRTARAGERTAVALAGSRVGREAVGRGQVVVGADPWVAADRVTARIELLPDTAWGIERGQRVRVHLGTSEVMARVFLLDCAEMVAGEVAWAQLRLEAPLVARARDHVVLRSYSPMTTIGGGIVAEPSPPPRTRLRGREGELLEAIVGPDGGLRRRAALDLAGWAGVPEEELPIRTGDPPGTLASGEDETGFATGRALYSGTVADQGRRLLQRQVARYHRAQPLRPGMPLAEAREALPAGAGAELADALLAHLAEKGELEVRRDLVRKPGFTPSLTAEQQGVRSRLAEQYRAAGLSPPSIRDLPAALRDHPDLWPILKLMEQAGDIVVLNDDFFADADAVERGARDVQERLAGRSGLGPADFRDVLPVTRRHLLPLLACFDRLGVTVRRGSGREVPASPGPSP
- a CDS encoding bifunctional nuclease family protein → MVEVRVQSLGLDPSSNTPVVILREVEGERVLPIWIGPGEASSIAMELASMKFSRPLTHDLIVSVIGGLGGTLKRVLITRVLDNTFYAELIVQRDGDVVSIDARPSDSIAVALRTEARIFAQEDLLHKTSIEVTDEEDAASGEGEEESPPGMDAEELKEHLRKLHPEDFGRFTP
- the recO gene encoding DNA repair protein RecO: MSLLSTRAILLKSHPFSETSLILRFFTRERGLVSVMARGLRRRGTPPEIFSSGVLVLYYRSNRDLQNYREFSVMHAHRALAGDVRRFAGASLLADLVLHHAGEEPSGALFAGLDASLGRLAEAPPEMIAVLILSGAWALVSLMGYAPELTVCVACGDGLDTAAVGRLDHAAGGVRCPRCAGPASEAPRIGPRAREQLRTLLLGEPVDGLDRVTQHLKVLRNYVHHHICGSRPLPSFPFLESVVGEAV
- the ahcY gene encoding adenosylhomocysteinase, whose amino-acid sequence is MSTLTKSRPARPAVSRPPFKVKDPGLAEWGRQEIELARREMPGLMALREEYAGEKPLAGSRVSGSLHMTIQTAVLIETLVELGAEVRWASCNIFSTQDHAAAAMADAGVPVFAWKGETLEEYWWCTWMALAHPEGGPDLIVDDGGDATLLIHQGVERELQAEAGVARAPGASEEEEEIGRLLDRVLEEDPHFWRSLAADVRGVSEETTTGVHRLYRMAEEGTLLFPAINVNDSVTKSKFDNLYGCRESLVDGIKRATDIMVAGKKCVVLGYGDVGKGCVQAFAGLGATLYVTEIDPINALQAAMEGHQVVTMDEACAFGDIFVTATGNVSAITRGHMDRMKDGAIVCNIGHFDSEIEVAGLAGLEWTEIKPQVDKITWPDGKSIVLLARGRLVNLGCATGHPSFVMSTSFTNQCMAQIELWQKRETDEYAKRVYTLPKILDEKVARLHLDKLGARLTTLTPEQAEYIDVPVGGPYKPDHYRY